AATTCCTCGTGCTCGGCATCGGTCTTGCCGGCCCAGTGGCGGCCCAGCGACCGCCGGGCGATCTCGTTGAAGTCGAAGATGTCGTTGGCGATCTTGCGGACGGCAGCGCGGCGCTCCGTCACCTTGTTGTCGCCCTTCAGGGCGGGGTTGTCGAGCGTCTTGACCACGCGGTCGATTGCCCCCTTGAGCTGCTCGGTGGGCTGACCTGCCCACGCGGCAAGGGGGAGAGCGAGCAGGGACGCGGCGAGCGCGCCCAGGAAGAGACGACGAAGCATCGAATAACCTCCACGCATTAGACTTTCCCGAACACGTACTTCGAGATGAGCTCCTCGATGTCGACCGGCGGCTCCACCTCGGTGATCTTGCCGTTCGGCTTGATTAGCTTCTCGGATCCGCCGGGATTGATCTTGATGAACTTCTCGCCGATGAGGCCCCGCGTCTTGATGGACGCGATGGTGTCCTCTTGAAGCTTCACGTCGCCCCTGATGACCATCTCGACGCGCGCCTGGTAGTCGGACAGCGTGATCCGGTCCACGCGGCCGATCTCGACCCCCGCGATCTCCACCGAGGAGCCGGCCTTGAGCCCGCCCACCGAGGGGAAGTCGGCGAAGACGACATAGCCCGGGCTGCTGAAGAGGTCGACGCGGCCCAGCCGGACGGACAGCCAGCCGAGCGCGAGAATGCCGATCAGCAGGAACACTCCGACCGCCACGTCGAGCGCCGAACGCCTCATGTGTCGTCGTCTCCCCTCAGAATCTTGCCTGACCTCGCGGCCCGCGTCCACCACGCATCAGCGATCCGCCAGGCTCTCGACCTCGCCACGGATGAACTGCTGGACAATGGGGTTCGGCGAGGCCTGAATCGCCTCCGGGGTCCCGCTGTCGACGATCACCCCGTCGTGCAGCATGGCCACGCGATCGGCGATCTGGAAGATTTCCGG
This portion of the Candidatus Methylomirabilota bacterium genome encodes:
- the mlaD gene encoding outer membrane lipid asymmetry maintenance protein MlaD — protein: MRRSALDVAVGVFLLIGILALGWLSVRLGRVDLFSSPGYVVFADFPSVGGLKAGSSVEIAGVEIGRVDRITLSDYQARVEMVIRGDVKLQEDTIASIKTRGLIGEKFIKINPGGSEKLIKPNGKITEVEPPVDIEELISKYVFGKV